The genomic stretch TACGCGCGCCATTAAAGACTAAGATTCTAAATAAAAATTGGAACAGAAAGTTTGAAAGTTCATTTAAAACTGAATTAAAAATTATATTCTGAGATTCTTTAGTGGTTGCTTGATGACGTTTACGAAACAAAAAATATTTGGAAAAACGGAATTTGATAATTTAGTGAGTATTATCTATTTTAAATGTAGATAATGGAAGGTAGCAAATTCGTTACCATGACGATTTTATATATTGTAATGAAAAAAACCATAAGATATGATGAAAAGAGAGAATAATTATAGGCTACTCAACCAAACAGATCACAACAGTTCTCGATTATCTTGCAGATTCAAGAGGCGATTAACAGTTGAAACTTTTATGCAAAAAAGATGAAGAAACGATGTGTATCAGTACTACATTACCATCGTATTCAATATTCTGTTCACATTTTATGGTACGGCtagttttaattaaaaaataattgaagTGAATTTTATGATATTTTCATCAATTAAATGAGGGACAAGTCCATTCTTATtatattgaaattaaaaaaaactgTGCAAACTCTTGGTACTAGAAATCAAACATCGATATCTGTATGATCCAgttaataaatatttattcttcATAACTAGAAAAGTCGGGTATTGTATATTGTATTAATGATTTTAATAGGCACGTTGACCACAATGTAATGGTTGTTTACAGCAAAGCGATtagttttaaaaaattgaaatttaaagATGTGCACACTCTTGGCATTTGAATTCAACCATTTAATGTCACTATTGTCAGAGGAACCATAATATTGATTGTACTCGCGGTTAAACTAATAAGCTGATAATATCATCAGCAACGTTCATGGCGTTGACACCAGTAATTCAATAGTGGCAGGCTTGAACTTCTAATTTATTAAAACCCTATTTTCAACTCGACTGTTGAGAAAGAGAAACTTTTTCAGGAGCGACATTTCCAGCTATTCCAAAGGCTCGAAAAGTCAATCGTTCTTATCACATTATTAGTTAAAGAAATGAATAAATAAGGAGTTTACCGATTCTACTCTAATTGTAAAGTCAAGATCCACCGTGTTGCAAGCTTATCGATAGAATTTGATTTAGAATTAGTCACCCTTGTTAACGGACTGCTGTCTATAAATTGAGGAAGATTGAAGAGCATGAGCACAAATCATCTGTTATAGATAGCTAGTGTTAGAGATGGCCAAGTTTTGTGCGCTTTTGATTCTAATTATTGCAGTCTGCAGCACTTCAGCCACTGCAACATTACCCAAAAACGGAGATGGTGAAGGACTGCTGTCATGCTTGCATGCCAGCGGCCTAACCAACGTTACAACCATCTCCTCCTCTGCTTCTGAATTTTATTCTCTTCTGAATTTCTCCGCCCAAAATCTTCGATTCACTGAGCCTCAGACACCAAGGCCTTATGTTATCATTATTCCCCAAAGCCAAACCCAATTAGAAAAATCTATGGTGTGCAGCATACAACACGGGTGGGAGATTCGTGTGAGAAGCGGAGGTCACAGCTATGAGGGGCTCTCCTACACCTCGGATGTGCCATTCGTGCTCATCGATTTGCTGAAACTCAACAAGATCACAGTGGATGTAAAATCAAAGAGGGCTTGGGTACAAGCGGGCGCTACCTTGGGTGAAGTCTATTCTGCCATTGCAAACAGCTCGCCTAACCTGGCGTTTCCTGCAGGAGTTTGCCACACGGTCGGATCTGGAGGTCATATTGCCGGCGGAGGGCTGAGCTTCCTGTCGAGAAAATACGGCCTTGCAGCTGATAACGTGTTGGATGCACTGCTGATAAATGCGTCAGGGAAGGTGATGGATAAGAACGCCATGGGGGAAGACGTATTTTGGGCTCTGAGAGGCGGCGGCGGTGGAAGCTGGGGAGTTGTATATGCCTGGAAACTCCAGCTGGTCAGCGTGCCCACCATTCTGACGGCTTTCACTGTGTTAAGAACCGGTACAGATAATGTCACGGAGGCTGTCCATAGATGGCAATACGTGGGTCCTCAAATGGAGGAAGATATCTTCATGCGAGTACAGTTCTTCGGCATAAAAGTGAACGACAGCACAACCATCAGAGCGTCGTTCCATGGAATATACCTCGGACGTCAGCCCGAGCTGCTGACTATAATGGGCAAGGTCTTCCCGGAGTTGGGAATGGTCGCTGCAGATTGTAAAGAAATGAAATGGGTAGAGACAATCGGCAACTTTGATAGCACCAACGTGAGCCAATTGACAAACCGGTATTATACAAACAAAGTTTTCTTCAAAATCAAATCAGACTTCGGGAAAACTCCACTGCCAAAACCTGCTCTGAGAGGATTGTGGTCGATAATGGAAGAGGAGGTGAGCGCATATGCCATTTTCTCTCCCCTAGGAGGAATTATGAATAGGATACCACTCACTGCATTGCCATTTCCTCAGCGGCAGGGGACATTGTTCGACATTCAGTATAAAGTGACTTGGACCAACAGAAGTGAGGATGATCACTACCTTGAATGGATGAGGAAGCTTTACAAATACATGGAGCCTTATGTGTCCCATTCCCCAAGGGCTGCGTATGTGAACTATCTCGACCTTGATCTGGGTAGTGCCTTTAACGGGAGTGCTACTGCTGAAGAGGCGAGAGCTTGGGGTGACA from Cryptomeria japonica unplaced genomic scaffold, Sugi_1.0 HiC_scaffold_278, whole genome shotgun sequence encodes the following:
- the LOC131074728 gene encoding berberine bridge enzyme-like D-2, with the translated sequence MAKFCALLILIIAVCSTSATATLPKNGDGEGLLSCLHASGLTNVTTISSSASEFYSLLNFSAQNLRFTEPQTPRPYVIIIPQSQTQLEKSMVCSIQHGWEIRVRSGGHSYEGLSYTSDVPFVLIDLLKLNKITVDVKSKRAWVQAGATLGEVYSAIANSSPNLAFPAGVCHTVGSGGHIAGGGLSFLSRKYGLAADNVLDALLINASGKVMDKNAMGEDVFWALRGGGGGSWGVVYAWKLQLVSVPTILTAFTVLRTGTDNVTEAVHRWQYVGPQMEEDIFMRVQFFGIKVNDSTTIRASFHGIYLGRQPELLTIMGKVFPELGMVAADCKEMKWVETIGNFDSTNVSQLTNRYYTNKVFFKIKSDFGKTPLPKPALRGLWSIMEEEVSAYAIFSPLGGIMNRIPLTALPFPQRQGTLFDIQYKVTWTNRSEDDHYLEWMRKLYKYMEPYVSHSPRAAYVNYLDLDLGSAFNGSATAEEARAWGDKYFHHNYDRLVKAKTQVDPQNFFRNSQSIPPLAN